In Corylus avellana chromosome ca2, CavTom2PMs-1.0, the following proteins share a genomic window:
- the LOC132171905 gene encoding uncharacterized protein LOC132171905 isoform X1, with protein sequence MEFDDEQHGVSGRVPKCGAIFMSNSTTKKECLRRGLFGLPSSHGHFVKQVKAGMILFLFDYDKRHLHGVFRACSDGAIDIVPHAFGSSGKQFSAQVKFTQIWNCSPLTEAEFRDTIKENYFSPMKFNFGLSEEQVRRLLCLFSLRRATDHLPHRQSSKIKGARANDKGKVRRVDDGGATMREEVKDLNDLDNDYGPVVLNEYSGKSSGYGGRESDESRFAKSDGLGNKHKAFFADSLAKSERESDESWFAKSDGLGNKHKSYDELELVTRNEYFEDSLANAGRDGGRFAGCYRSGSEHNLAIEHGSVLSNDPPRYLSGKVGPMNEYFEDSLAKVGRDGGRFAAYDRSGSGRNLAIDHRPVLSNDRSGYLSGKSGPMNEYYEDSLAKVGRDGGRLAACDRSGSGRNLAIDHGPVMSNDHSGYLSGQAGPMNDHFEDSLAKVGRDGGRFAACDRSGSGRNLAIEHERVVSNDLSGYLSGKAGHMNEYFEDSLAKAGRDGGRFAACEWSGNGHNLAIEHGSVVSNDHSGYLSGQAGPMNEYFEDSSAKVGRDGGRFAACDRSGSVRNLAIEHGHVVSNDHSGYLSGKVGQVPDHDRFTMTNRLESENIMDNDFVLPISTERRSLFQPNLDRSVYSNNSVFKDQHRLYTASSDSTERQICYPSYSTLYGDALGMSTLPSDPESANIYSRYSSSPRIDHSSNSVKECASPHKTYAGTLIPSPKNQLYFPSVDPKCRKRGPDDSSGFGNPVSVSTPDNYDDYLYGTSMPLSRDAYSENLAVESSENPGYKGLSFLRYASAPLHLSETENNGRENKGSSFYSGFPGESLGKLEREVARQEKNEAFTDDVPLSNHGQLQLHGRDYSVEPKSDYHHEHSSLNYDLKYDRDFENTSSGCQKNRNSVFSRLALASDVHVKKSGDDFGHKEYDEDTPVDEYNSLNHDLKYYQGSENMSSGCQKNRNSVFSRLTLSSDVRVKENGDDIGSKECDGDTSVDEVMSMLRQSLFQSAKTKKSKTLVKQNEEHENSRDTKQTTFCPKLEMDCLVDFKYSSAGRTPCVDFKRRSEIRKGEDNTKSRQTNEIAGSDGSSGRGHKRSKLIRPNFSKKESSSEQGISSDQHYKRRKLIRPSFSKKEPSNEQGINDDVSKSTDVLSQESSVNNKDKRGSCEVLVGSQDQENKSSQSVELLQRVISLVSGENKNINVEKDSNGKGESKAESCKAFSLTGYEDGKESSQDAVIKNASEDKSQNAENGLRNMDSVVDELPDTTPSCNRDL encoded by the exons ATGGAGTTTGATGATGAGCAGCATGGTGTCTCAGGAAGAGTTCCTAAATGTGGTGCAATTTTTATGTCGAACAGTACAACCAAAAAAGAATGTTTAAGACGGGGACTGTTTGGCCTTCCATCTTCTCATGGCCACTTTGTAAAGCAGGTTAAAGCTgggatgattttgtttttgtttgactaTGATAAGAGACACCTTCATGGTGTTTTCCGGGCATGTTCTGATGGTGCAATTGATATTGTGCCCCATGCATTCGGTTCATCCGGAAAGCAATTCTCCGCACAG GTGAAATTCACTCAAATTTGGAACTGTAGCCCACTTACTGAAGCTGAATTTCGTGACACAATCAAAGAAAATTACTTTTCACCTATGAAGTTTAACTTTGGCTTGTCTGAAGAGCAG GTTCGGAGGCTTCTATGCTTGTTCAGTCTGAGAAGGGCAACAGATCATCTACCTCATAGACAATCTAGCAAAATTAAAGGTGCAAGAGCAAATGATAAGGGTAAAGTTAGAAGAGTTGATGACGGTGGGGCTACAATGAGGGAAGAGGTAAAAGATTTGAATGATTTGGATAATGATTATGGACCAGTTGTTTTGAATGAGTACTCTGGGAAATCCTCTGGCTATGGTGGAAGAGAAAGTGACGAAAGCAGGTTTGCAAAAAGTGATGGGTTAGGGAATAAACATAAAGCGTTTTTTGCGGACTCTTTGGCTAAATCTGAAAGAGAAAGTGATGAAAGCTGGTTTGCAAAAAGCGATGGGTTAGGGAATAAACATAAATCGTATGATGAGCTTGAGCTAGTGACCAGGAATGAATATTTTGAGGACTCTTTAGCTAATGCTGGAAGAGATGGAGGCAGATTTGCAGGATGTTATAGGTCAGGGAGTGAGCATAACTTGGCTATTGAGCATGGGTCTGTCCTGTCAAATGATCCTCCTAGGTATCTTTCAGGTAAAGTTGGACCAATGAATGAGTATTTTGAGGACTCCTTGGCTAAAGTTGGAAGAGATGGAGGCAGATTTGCAGCTTATGATAGGTCAGGGAGTGGACGTAACTTGGCTATCGACCATCGGCCGGTCCTGTCAAATGATCGTTCTGGGTATCTTTCAGGTAAATCTGGACCTATGAATGAGTATTATGAGGACTCTTTGGCTAAAGTTGGAAGAGATGGAGGCAGATTGGCAGCTTGTGATAGGTCAGGGAGTGGACGTAACTTGGCTATTGACCATGGGCCTGTCATGTCAAATGACCATTCTGGGTATCTTTCAGGTCAAGCTGGACCAATGAATGACCATTTTGAGGACTCTTTGGCTAAAGTTGGAAGAGATGGTGGCAGATTTGCAGCTTGTGATAGGTCAGGGAGTGGGCGTAACTTGGCCATTGAGCATGAGCGTGTCGTGTCAAATGACCTTTCTGGGTATCTTTCAGGTAAAGCTGGACATATGAATGAGTATTTTGAAGACTCTTTGGCTAAAGCTGGAAGAGATGGAGGCAGATTTGCAGCATGTGAATGGTCAGGGAATGGACATAACTTGGCCATTGAGCATGGGTCTGTCGTGTCAAATGACCATTCTGGGTATCTTTCAGGTCAAGCTGGACCAATGAATGAGTATTTTGAGGACTCTTCGGCTAAAGTTGGAAGAGATGGAGGCAGATTTGCAGCTTGTGATAGGTCAGGGAGTGTGCGTAACTTGGCCATTGAGCATGGGCATGTCGTGTCAAATGACCATTCTGGGTATCTTTCAGGTAAAGTTGGACAAGTTCCTGATCATGATAGGTTTACAATGACTAATAGGCTAGAAAGTGAAAATATAATGGACAATGACTTTGTGCTGCCCATCTCTACTGAGCGCCGTAGTTTATTTCAACCTAACCTTGATAGATCTGTCTACTCCAACAATTCTGTATTTAAAGATCAACATAGGTTATACACTGCATCCTCTGACTCGACAGAGAGACAAATCTGTTACCCTTCCTATTCAACACTTTATGGAGATGCACTTGGTATGAGTACACTTCCTTCTGATCCTGAATCCGCTAATATTTACTCTAGGTACTCGTCATCTCCTAGGATTGACCACAGCTCTAATTCAGTGAAAGAATGTGCTTCCCCTCATAAAACATATGCTGGGACTCTCATTCCTTCCCCAAAAAACCAATTGTATTTCCCATCTGTGGATCCAAAATGTAGAAAGAGAGGCCCAGATGATAGCTCTGGTTTTGGGAACCCTGTTTCTGTCTCTACCCCTGACAATTATGATGATTATCTCTACGGGACAAGCATGCCTTTGTCCAGGGATGCATATTCTGAAAACTTGGCAGTAGAATCTTCTGAAAATCCAGGTTACAAGGGCCTCTCCTTTTTACGGTATGCTTCAGCTCCCTTACATTTATCAGAGACTGAAAATAATGGGAGGGAAAACAAGGGTTCTTCCTTCTACTCTGGCTTTCCTGGAGAGTCACTAGGCAAGCTTGAGCGTGAGGTTGCACGACAGGAGAAGAATGAAGCATTTACTGATGATGTTCCTTTGTCAAATCATGGTCAGCTTCAGTTGCATGGCCGTGATTATTCTGTTGAACCTAAGAGTGACTACCACCATGAACACAGTTCACTTAATTATGATCTCAAGTATGATCGGGATTTTGAAAACACATCTTCTGGCTGTCAGAAGAACAGGAATAGTGTGTTTTCTCGCTTAGCTTTGGCTTCAGATGTACATGTAAAGAAAAGTGGTGATGACTTTGGCCATAAGGAATATGACGAGGATACACCAGTGGATGAATACAATTCACTTAATCATGATCTCAAGTATTATCAGGGTTCTGAAAACATGTCTTCTGGCTGTCAGAAGAACAGGAATAGTGTTTTTTCTCGCTTAACTTTGTCTTCAGATGTACGTGTAAAGGAAAATGGTGATGACATTGGCAGTAAGGAATGTGATGGCGATACATCAGTGGATGAAGTCATGTCAATGTTGCGTCAAAGTCTCTTCCAATCAGCAAAGACTAAAAAGTCTAAAACGTTGGTCAAGCAAAATGAGGAGCATGAAAACTCTAGGGATACAAAACAAACAACCTTTTGCCCCAAGTTGGAAATGGATTGCTTGGTGGATTTCAAGTATTCGAGTGCTGGACGGACACCATGTGTGGATTTCAAACGTCGGAGTGAAATACGAAAAGGTGAAGATAATACCAAGAGTAGACAAACTAATGAAATTGCTGGGAGCGATGGCTCATCAGGCAGGGGCCACAAAAGAAGTAAGCTGATCAGGCCTAACTTCAGTAAGAAAGAGTCTTCCAGTGAACAAGGCATCTCATCAGATCAGCActacaaaagaagaaagttgATCAGGCCTAGCTTCAGTAAGAAAGAGCCTTCCAATGAACAAGGCATCAATGATGATGTTTCTAAAAGTACAGATGTATTATCACAAGAAAGTTCTGTaaacaataaagataaaaggggAAGTTGTGAGGTTTTGGTTGGAAGCCAGGATCAAGAAAATAAGTCATCTCAAAGTGTTGAATTGCTGCAGCGTGTAATTTCTCTAGTCAGTGGCGAGAATAAGAATATTAATGTTGAAAAAGATTCAaatggtaaaggagaatcaaaaGCAGAGAGCTGCAAGGCATTCTCACTAACTGGATATGAAGACGGAAAAGAGTCTTCACAAGATGCTGTCATAAAAAATGCTTCTGAAGACAAGAGTCAAAATGCTGAGAATGGCTTGAGAAATATGGATTCTGTGGTGGATGAGTTGCCTGATACCACTCCATCCTGCAACAGAGATTTatag
- the LOC132171905 gene encoding uncharacterized protein LOC132171905 isoform X2: MEFDDEQHGVSGRVPKCGAIFMSNSTTKKECLRRGLFGLPSSHGHFVKQVKAGMILFLFDYDKRHLHGVFRACSDGAIDIVPHAFGSSGKQFSAQVRRLLCLFSLRRATDHLPHRQSSKIKGARANDKGKVRRVDDGGATMREEVKDLNDLDNDYGPVVLNEYSGKSSGYGGRESDESRFAKSDGLGNKHKAFFADSLAKSERESDESWFAKSDGLGNKHKSYDELELVTRNEYFEDSLANAGRDGGRFAGCYRSGSEHNLAIEHGSVLSNDPPRYLSGKVGPMNEYFEDSLAKVGRDGGRFAAYDRSGSGRNLAIDHRPVLSNDRSGYLSGKSGPMNEYYEDSLAKVGRDGGRLAACDRSGSGRNLAIDHGPVMSNDHSGYLSGQAGPMNDHFEDSLAKVGRDGGRFAACDRSGSGRNLAIEHERVVSNDLSGYLSGKAGHMNEYFEDSLAKAGRDGGRFAACEWSGNGHNLAIEHGSVVSNDHSGYLSGQAGPMNEYFEDSSAKVGRDGGRFAACDRSGSVRNLAIEHGHVVSNDHSGYLSGKVGQVPDHDRFTMTNRLESENIMDNDFVLPISTERRSLFQPNLDRSVYSNNSVFKDQHRLYTASSDSTERQICYPSYSTLYGDALGMSTLPSDPESANIYSRYSSSPRIDHSSNSVKECASPHKTYAGTLIPSPKNQLYFPSVDPKCRKRGPDDSSGFGNPVSVSTPDNYDDYLYGTSMPLSRDAYSENLAVESSENPGYKGLSFLRYASAPLHLSETENNGRENKGSSFYSGFPGESLGKLEREVARQEKNEAFTDDVPLSNHGQLQLHGRDYSVEPKSDYHHEHSSLNYDLKYDRDFENTSSGCQKNRNSVFSRLALASDVHVKKSGDDFGHKEYDEDTPVDEYNSLNHDLKYYQGSENMSSGCQKNRNSVFSRLTLSSDVRVKENGDDIGSKECDGDTSVDEVMSMLRQSLFQSAKTKKSKTLVKQNEEHENSRDTKQTTFCPKLEMDCLVDFKYSSAGRTPCVDFKRRSEIRKGEDNTKSRQTNEIAGSDGSSGRGHKRSKLIRPNFSKKESSSEQGISSDQHYKRRKLIRPSFSKKEPSNEQGINDDVSKSTDVLSQESSVNNKDKRGSCEVLVGSQDQENKSSQSVELLQRVISLVSGENKNINVEKDSNGKGESKAESCKAFSLTGYEDGKESSQDAVIKNASEDKSQNAENGLRNMDSVVDELPDTTPSCNRDL; encoded by the exons ATGGAGTTTGATGATGAGCAGCATGGTGTCTCAGGAAGAGTTCCTAAATGTGGTGCAATTTTTATGTCGAACAGTACAACCAAAAAAGAATGTTTAAGACGGGGACTGTTTGGCCTTCCATCTTCTCATGGCCACTTTGTAAAGCAGGTTAAAGCTgggatgattttgtttttgtttgactaTGATAAGAGACACCTTCATGGTGTTTTCCGGGCATGTTCTGATGGTGCAATTGATATTGTGCCCCATGCATTCGGTTCATCCGGAAAGCAATTCTCCGCACAG GTTCGGAGGCTTCTATGCTTGTTCAGTCTGAGAAGGGCAACAGATCATCTACCTCATAGACAATCTAGCAAAATTAAAGGTGCAAGAGCAAATGATAAGGGTAAAGTTAGAAGAGTTGATGACGGTGGGGCTACAATGAGGGAAGAGGTAAAAGATTTGAATGATTTGGATAATGATTATGGACCAGTTGTTTTGAATGAGTACTCTGGGAAATCCTCTGGCTATGGTGGAAGAGAAAGTGACGAAAGCAGGTTTGCAAAAAGTGATGGGTTAGGGAATAAACATAAAGCGTTTTTTGCGGACTCTTTGGCTAAATCTGAAAGAGAAAGTGATGAAAGCTGGTTTGCAAAAAGCGATGGGTTAGGGAATAAACATAAATCGTATGATGAGCTTGAGCTAGTGACCAGGAATGAATATTTTGAGGACTCTTTAGCTAATGCTGGAAGAGATGGAGGCAGATTTGCAGGATGTTATAGGTCAGGGAGTGAGCATAACTTGGCTATTGAGCATGGGTCTGTCCTGTCAAATGATCCTCCTAGGTATCTTTCAGGTAAAGTTGGACCAATGAATGAGTATTTTGAGGACTCCTTGGCTAAAGTTGGAAGAGATGGAGGCAGATTTGCAGCTTATGATAGGTCAGGGAGTGGACGTAACTTGGCTATCGACCATCGGCCGGTCCTGTCAAATGATCGTTCTGGGTATCTTTCAGGTAAATCTGGACCTATGAATGAGTATTATGAGGACTCTTTGGCTAAAGTTGGAAGAGATGGAGGCAGATTGGCAGCTTGTGATAGGTCAGGGAGTGGACGTAACTTGGCTATTGACCATGGGCCTGTCATGTCAAATGACCATTCTGGGTATCTTTCAGGTCAAGCTGGACCAATGAATGACCATTTTGAGGACTCTTTGGCTAAAGTTGGAAGAGATGGTGGCAGATTTGCAGCTTGTGATAGGTCAGGGAGTGGGCGTAACTTGGCCATTGAGCATGAGCGTGTCGTGTCAAATGACCTTTCTGGGTATCTTTCAGGTAAAGCTGGACATATGAATGAGTATTTTGAAGACTCTTTGGCTAAAGCTGGAAGAGATGGAGGCAGATTTGCAGCATGTGAATGGTCAGGGAATGGACATAACTTGGCCATTGAGCATGGGTCTGTCGTGTCAAATGACCATTCTGGGTATCTTTCAGGTCAAGCTGGACCAATGAATGAGTATTTTGAGGACTCTTCGGCTAAAGTTGGAAGAGATGGAGGCAGATTTGCAGCTTGTGATAGGTCAGGGAGTGTGCGTAACTTGGCCATTGAGCATGGGCATGTCGTGTCAAATGACCATTCTGGGTATCTTTCAGGTAAAGTTGGACAAGTTCCTGATCATGATAGGTTTACAATGACTAATAGGCTAGAAAGTGAAAATATAATGGACAATGACTTTGTGCTGCCCATCTCTACTGAGCGCCGTAGTTTATTTCAACCTAACCTTGATAGATCTGTCTACTCCAACAATTCTGTATTTAAAGATCAACATAGGTTATACACTGCATCCTCTGACTCGACAGAGAGACAAATCTGTTACCCTTCCTATTCAACACTTTATGGAGATGCACTTGGTATGAGTACACTTCCTTCTGATCCTGAATCCGCTAATATTTACTCTAGGTACTCGTCATCTCCTAGGATTGACCACAGCTCTAATTCAGTGAAAGAATGTGCTTCCCCTCATAAAACATATGCTGGGACTCTCATTCCTTCCCCAAAAAACCAATTGTATTTCCCATCTGTGGATCCAAAATGTAGAAAGAGAGGCCCAGATGATAGCTCTGGTTTTGGGAACCCTGTTTCTGTCTCTACCCCTGACAATTATGATGATTATCTCTACGGGACAAGCATGCCTTTGTCCAGGGATGCATATTCTGAAAACTTGGCAGTAGAATCTTCTGAAAATCCAGGTTACAAGGGCCTCTCCTTTTTACGGTATGCTTCAGCTCCCTTACATTTATCAGAGACTGAAAATAATGGGAGGGAAAACAAGGGTTCTTCCTTCTACTCTGGCTTTCCTGGAGAGTCACTAGGCAAGCTTGAGCGTGAGGTTGCACGACAGGAGAAGAATGAAGCATTTACTGATGATGTTCCTTTGTCAAATCATGGTCAGCTTCAGTTGCATGGCCGTGATTATTCTGTTGAACCTAAGAGTGACTACCACCATGAACACAGTTCACTTAATTATGATCTCAAGTATGATCGGGATTTTGAAAACACATCTTCTGGCTGTCAGAAGAACAGGAATAGTGTGTTTTCTCGCTTAGCTTTGGCTTCAGATGTACATGTAAAGAAAAGTGGTGATGACTTTGGCCATAAGGAATATGACGAGGATACACCAGTGGATGAATACAATTCACTTAATCATGATCTCAAGTATTATCAGGGTTCTGAAAACATGTCTTCTGGCTGTCAGAAGAACAGGAATAGTGTTTTTTCTCGCTTAACTTTGTCTTCAGATGTACGTGTAAAGGAAAATGGTGATGACATTGGCAGTAAGGAATGTGATGGCGATACATCAGTGGATGAAGTCATGTCAATGTTGCGTCAAAGTCTCTTCCAATCAGCAAAGACTAAAAAGTCTAAAACGTTGGTCAAGCAAAATGAGGAGCATGAAAACTCTAGGGATACAAAACAAACAACCTTTTGCCCCAAGTTGGAAATGGATTGCTTGGTGGATTTCAAGTATTCGAGTGCTGGACGGACACCATGTGTGGATTTCAAACGTCGGAGTGAAATACGAAAAGGTGAAGATAATACCAAGAGTAGACAAACTAATGAAATTGCTGGGAGCGATGGCTCATCAGGCAGGGGCCACAAAAGAAGTAAGCTGATCAGGCCTAACTTCAGTAAGAAAGAGTCTTCCAGTGAACAAGGCATCTCATCAGATCAGCActacaaaagaagaaagttgATCAGGCCTAGCTTCAGTAAGAAAGAGCCTTCCAATGAACAAGGCATCAATGATGATGTTTCTAAAAGTACAGATGTATTATCACAAGAAAGTTCTGTaaacaataaagataaaaggggAAGTTGTGAGGTTTTGGTTGGAAGCCAGGATCAAGAAAATAAGTCATCTCAAAGTGTTGAATTGCTGCAGCGTGTAATTTCTCTAGTCAGTGGCGAGAATAAGAATATTAATGTTGAAAAAGATTCAaatggtaaaggagaatcaaaaGCAGAGAGCTGCAAGGCATTCTCACTAACTGGATATGAAGACGGAAAAGAGTCTTCACAAGATGCTGTCATAAAAAATGCTTCTGAAGACAAGAGTCAAAATGCTGAGAATGGCTTGAGAAATATGGATTCTGTGGTGGATGAGTTGCCTGATACCACTCCATCCTGCAACAGAGATTTatag